A single genomic interval of Streptomyces graminofaciens harbors:
- a CDS encoding DUF6093 family protein → MTALEAALAAGRAEAEALMRDTVTVFRPGPDVFDRVTGISTPGPPEVTFYSGMARVKPDQLADSEVQAGEREVALRQYKVSLPFSSLLPAPGVRPRPGDVVDVSASPDPRLVGVRLWVTGVQYSGTATAWRIIAEDRS, encoded by the coding sequence GTGACCGCCCTTGAGGCGGCCCTGGCCGCAGGGCGTGCTGAGGCTGAGGCGCTGATGCGGGACACGGTGACGGTGTTCCGGCCGGGCCCGGATGTGTTCGACCGGGTGACGGGTATTTCGACGCCTGGCCCGCCCGAGGTGACGTTCTATTCCGGCATGGCGCGGGTGAAGCCTGACCAGCTGGCCGACTCGGAGGTGCAGGCGGGGGAGCGGGAGGTGGCGTTGCGGCAGTACAAGGTGTCGCTGCCGTTCTCGTCGCTGCTTCCGGCGCCGGGTGTGCGGCCGAGGCCTGGGGATGTGGTGGATGTGTCGGCGTCTCCGGACCCGCGTCTGGTGGGTGTGCGGTTGTGGGTGACGGGTGTGCAGTACAGCGGCACGGCGACGGCGTGGCGGATCATCGCGGAGGACCGGTCATGA
- a CDS encoding ribosomal-processing cysteine protease Prp has translation MIRIRARLGEGRTSIEVDGHEGHVEDGRVCAAITAITQTALLGLEQYAQQFPDLVSVEITEENS, from the coding sequence ATGATCCGTATCCGTGCCCGACTGGGCGAGGGCCGGACCTCGATCGAGGTCGACGGCCACGAGGGCCATGTCGAAGACGGGCGGGTCTGCGCCGCCATCACGGCAATCACCCAAACCGCGCTGCTGGGGCTGGAGCAGTACGCCCAGCAGTTCCCGGACCTCGTGTCCGTCGAAATCACAGAGGAGAACTCATGA
- a CDS encoding phage portal protein has translation MERTELEWLKHLIDCHDREKPDLRLLDLYYEGEQPLSYMAPELQAEMDERVRQVVVNWPQLVADSIEERLDVEGFRFPEEAEADEDLWRIWQANRLDAASHQGHLDALVMRRSYVIVGARENDAETPLITVESALDVFAEHDPRTGAVAAAVKRWCEEPGGESPVDYATLYLPDSTSWWVRDRSGSWISDPEHEMDEHNLGEVPVVVLANRPRLKRPGGVSEFKAVIPISDACCKIATDMMVSAEYHATPRRVAFGFGDQDFVDEQGRRVSAFSRIIGRMWATSRNRKEDGADVVQFPEASLSNFHDTINQLARLVASLAGLPPHFLGYATENPASADAIRSSESRLVKRAERKQREWGEAWERVMRLALRFRDGAFDPRVLALETIWRDASTPTVAQKADAAVKLHTAKIVPLRQTREDMGYTQAQIARMEAADEEAAEDAMKRILAGDLAALEAGPKPPPEEEADDPVPEPAGVS, from the coding sequence GTGGAGCGCACTGAGCTGGAGTGGTTGAAGCATCTGATCGACTGCCATGACCGGGAGAAGCCGGATCTGAGGCTGCTGGACCTGTACTACGAGGGTGAGCAGCCGCTGTCGTATATGGCGCCGGAGTTGCAGGCGGAGATGGACGAACGGGTCCGCCAGGTGGTGGTGAACTGGCCGCAGTTGGTGGCCGACTCGATTGAGGAGCGCCTGGACGTCGAGGGTTTCCGTTTCCCTGAGGAGGCGGAGGCGGACGAGGATTTGTGGCGGATCTGGCAGGCGAATCGGCTGGATGCGGCGTCGCATCAGGGGCATTTGGATGCGCTGGTGATGCGCCGCAGTTACGTGATCGTGGGCGCCCGGGAGAACGATGCCGAGACGCCGTTGATCACGGTGGAGTCGGCGCTGGACGTGTTCGCCGAGCATGATCCGCGCACGGGCGCGGTGGCTGCTGCGGTGAAGCGCTGGTGTGAGGAGCCGGGGGGTGAGTCGCCGGTCGACTACGCCACCTTGTATCTGCCGGACTCGACGTCGTGGTGGGTGAGGGACCGCTCGGGTTCGTGGATTTCGGATCCTGAGCACGAGATGGACGAGCACAATCTGGGCGAGGTGCCGGTGGTTGTGCTGGCGAACCGGCCGCGGTTGAAGCGTCCGGGTGGGGTGTCGGAGTTCAAGGCGGTCATTCCGATCTCTGACGCCTGCTGCAAGATCGCCACGGACATGATGGTGAGCGCGGAATATCACGCGACGCCGCGCCGGGTGGCGTTCGGGTTCGGCGATCAGGACTTTGTCGACGAGCAGGGCCGCCGGGTGTCGGCGTTCTCGCGGATCATCGGCCGGATGTGGGCGACGTCCCGCAACCGCAAGGAGGACGGCGCGGACGTCGTGCAGTTCCCGGAGGCGTCGCTGTCGAACTTCCACGACACGATCAACCAGTTGGCCCGGCTGGTGGCGTCGCTGGCTGGTCTGCCGCCGCACTTCTTGGGCTATGCCACGGAGAACCCGGCGAGCGCGGATGCGATCCGCTCGAGCGAGTCGCGGCTGGTGAAGCGTGCGGAGCGTAAGCAGCGGGAGTGGGGCGAGGCGTGGGAGCGGGTCATGCGGCTCGCACTGCGGTTCCGCGACGGCGCTTTCGATCCGCGGGTGTTGGCGCTGGAGACGATCTGGCGTGACGCTTCGACGCCGACGGTGGCTCAGAAGGCGGATGCGGCGGTGAAGCTGCACACGGCGAAGATTGTGCCGCTGCGGCAGACCCGGGAGGACATGGGCTATACGCAGGCCCAGATCGCCCGCATGGAGGCCGCCGACGAGGAGGCCGCCGAGGACGCGATGAAGCGAATCCTCGCTGGCGATTTGGCGGCGCTGGAGGCGGGTCCGAAGCCGCCGCCGGAGGAGGAGGCGGACGACCCGGTGCCTGAGCCTGCGGGTGTGTCGTGA
- a CDS encoding HNH endonuclease, which translates to MSERSAQAKYCTTRCGEIARGERLPDPLPTRSCALSECGEEFQPYREGQRCCSEKHGKLLYNRESRADGRQKPEPWNDKRRDRYHRRRAQKKQTSTGEPVLLADIAERDGWRCHICGTRVGKKIAWPHPRSASLDHVVPLSKQGPHTPANVRLAHLGCNSSKGNRGGGEQLLLIG; encoded by the coding sequence ATGTCGGAACGGAGCGCCCAGGCGAAGTACTGCACGACGCGCTGTGGCGAGATCGCGCGCGGTGAGCGGTTGCCCGATCCACTACCGACTCGCAGCTGCGCCCTCTCAGAGTGCGGCGAGGAGTTCCAGCCCTATCGCGAGGGCCAGCGCTGTTGCTCGGAGAAGCACGGGAAGCTGCTGTACAACCGGGAGTCGCGGGCGGACGGCCGACAGAAGCCGGAGCCGTGGAACGACAAGCGCCGCGACCGCTACCACCGGCGGCGCGCGCAGAAGAAGCAGACGTCGACTGGCGAGCCGGTCCTGCTCGCAGACATAGCTGAACGCGACGGCTGGCGCTGTCACATCTGCGGTACTCGGGTCGGCAAGAAGATCGCTTGGCCGCACCCGAGAAGCGCGAGTCTGGATCACGTGGTCCCGCTCTCGAAGCAGGGCCCACACACCCCGGCGAACGTCCGCCTGGCCCACTTGGGTTGCAACAGCTCAAAGGGCAATCGGGGCGGTGGCGAGCAGTTGTTGTTGATCGGCTGA
- a CDS encoding MerR family transcriptional regulator: MPRPDDHRDADGREAAGMLWFTVSQAAAFIGGSRQTIYGWERRGLLKDPRTDEHGRRIYSQQQIAEAHKQARDNADAVRRAA, from the coding sequence ATGCCCCGCCCCGACGACCACCGTGACGCAGACGGACGCGAAGCAGCCGGGATGTTGTGGTTCACCGTCTCCCAAGCCGCCGCATTCATCGGCGGCAGCCGACAGACCATCTACGGCTGGGAACGCCGCGGCCTGCTGAAGGATCCGCGCACCGACGAGCACGGCCGCCGCATCTACAGCCAGCAGCAGATCGCCGAAGCCCACAAGCAGGCCCGCGACAACGCCGACGCCGTGCGACGCGCCGCCTGA
- a CDS encoding DUF6197 family protein: MTTKTLAPSAPSATALSFDERLALAALAVDARINTQPLDLADVIRNPVNTPQPAPCPYTTPVAATLHKARLRLETGGWCTGALRDEQGANCLIGAIRAEAPTGGAADDACRILLETIRRDFSGAESIPSWNDARNGPRQPLLYLDRAAALAHARTL; encoded by the coding sequence GTGACCACCAAGACGCTCGCCCCGTCCGCTCCGAGCGCCACCGCGCTGAGCTTCGACGAGCGGCTCGCCCTCGCCGCCCTCGCCGTCGACGCCCGCATCAACACCCAACCGCTCGACCTGGCCGACGTCATCCGGAACCCCGTCAACACCCCGCAACCCGCACCGTGCCCCTACACCACCCCCGTCGCGGCCACCCTCCACAAAGCCCGCCTCCGCCTCGAAACCGGCGGCTGGTGCACCGGAGCACTCCGCGACGAACAAGGCGCCAACTGCCTCATCGGAGCCATCCGCGCCGAAGCACCCACCGGCGGGGCAGCCGACGACGCCTGCCGCATCCTCCTCGAAACCATCCGGAGGGACTTCTCCGGCGCCGAATCCATTCCTAGCTGGAATGACGCCCGGAATGGCCCGCGCCAGCCCCTCCTCTACCTCGACCGCGCCGCCGCACTCGCCCACGCCCGCACCCTCTGA